From a single Cryptococcus deuterogattii R265 chromosome 5, complete sequence genomic region:
- a CDS encoding allantoate transporter, with amino-acid sequence MTSELKKFDSALDDEKVLTEHIEVSHAVTRDDLERGRTKRTANTQLDDAAKLLEEAGGHVEYTHADNKRVLRLIDFYVCLPMCLVYFIQQLDKASVSYAAVFNLQTEANLIGTQYSWLSSVVYCAQLVCQPLSSYALIVFPVKYWVMFNMAAWSIVTMCTAAATNFTGLLLARMFLGVFEATILPSFILITQMWWVRREQSYRTIAYQIANSFAAIFGPLLSYAVGKACDGSDKIKAYQAIFLFMGGFSLVLVPIVWFLLPNSPTTARFLKKGNDRLIAIDRLAENNTGTKASKFKWDQFWETYKDPKTYMWAAMWFCCACPSGGIGAFGGLITKGFGFDTFTTILLQMPPGAIGIITLLVSIYVTNKIKLRWPVIATVCIFPIAGGIALTQVPSTKTGGLMASYYVAYLFAALQPLLISWCNLNSAGTTKRVLTTATMFGALTVGNIVGPQVYLKREAPHYHTGLYVDIACWCILLILVVSMGIYLKLLNKRQEARRLALGLPADLKDMSIMSMEEAEAYKTELTQVMRAQGKDLDNLNANSFDDMTDFENPMFMYVL; translated from the exons ATGACTTCTGAACTCAAGAAATTCGACTCAGCTCTGGACGACGAGAAGGTGCTCACGGAGCACATCGAAGTCTCCCATGCCGTCACTCGCGATGACCTGGAGAGGGGTCGTACGAAGCGTACCGCCAACACTCAGCTTGATGATGCCGCAAAGCttttggaagaagccgGTGGTCATGTCGAGTACACACATGCAGACAACAAGAGGGTCCTGCGTCTCATTGATTTCTACGTTTGTCTGCCCATGTGCCTGGTTTACTTCATTCAACAG CTCGACAAAGCAAGTGTTAGTTACGCTGCAGTTTTCAATTTGCAAACAGAGGCCAACTTGATTGGCACTCAGTACAGTTGGCTTTCCAGTGTCGT CTACTGCGCACAACTTGTATGCCAGCCTTTGTCTTCCTATGCCCTGATTGTCTTCCCAGTTAAATACTGGGTTATGTTCAACATGGCTGCAT GGAGTATCGTTACCATGTGCACAGCTGCTGCAACGAATTTTACTGGCCTTCTTTTGGCTCGTATGTTTTTGGGTGTCTTTGAAGCCACTatcttgccttctttcattctcATTACGCAGATGTGGTGGGTTCGACGAGAGCAATCCTACCGAACCATTGCCTACCAA ATCGCCAACTCTTTTGCTGCCATTTTCGGTCCTTTGCTTTCTTATGCTGTCGGCAAAGCTTGCGACGGCTCAGACAAGATCAAGGCTTACCAGGctatcttcctcttcatggGTGGCTTCAGCTTGGTTCTTGTGCCCATCGTCTGGTTCTTGCTTCCCAATTCCCCAACTACTGCTCGATTCTTGAAGAAAGGCAACGACCGACTCATTGCCATTGACCGACTTGCTGAGAACAACACTGGTACAAAG GCTTCCAAGTTCAAGTGGGATCAATTCTGGGAGACTTACAAGGACCCAAAGACATATATGTGGGCGGCAATGTGGTTCTGCTGCGCTTGTCCCTCTGGCGGTATTGGAGCTTTCGGCGGTCTTATCACCAAG GGTTTTGGCTTTGACACATTCACCACCATCTTGCTTCAAATGCCTCCCGGTGCTATCGGTATCATTACTCTCTTGGTTTCTATCTATGTGACAAACAAAATCAAACTCCGTTGGCCCGTCATTGC TACTGTCTGCATCTTCCCTATTGCCGGTGGCATTGCGTTGACCCAAGTGCCCAGCACCAAGACTGGTGGACTCATGGCCAGTTATTATGTTGCTTACCTCTTCGCTGCCCTTC AGCCATTGTTGATCAGTTGGTGTAACTTAAACTCTGCTGGTACCACCAAGCGAGTCCTCACTACCGCTACTATGTTTGGCGCTCTTACTGTCGGCAAT ATTGTCGGCCCTCAAGTCTACCTTAAACGAGA GGCGCCTCATTACCACACTGGTCTTTACGTCGACATTGCCTGCTGGTgtatcctcctcattctcgTCGTCTCAATGGGCATTTacctcaagctcctcaacAAGCGCCAGGAAGCTCGTCGACTTGCCTTGGGTCTTCCCGCGGACCTCAAAGACATGTCTATCATGTCCATGGAAGAGGCCGAGGCTTACAAGACTGAGCTTACTCAGGTTATGAGGGCGCAGGGGAAGGACTTGGACAATTTGAATGCTAACTCTTTCGATGACATGACGGATTTTGA GAACCCCATGTTCATGTATGTGTTGTAA
- a CDS encoding eukaryotic translation initiation factor 3 subunit F yields the protein MSLDTSSSAIHLQLPPTSSSIRPPSQITVHPSVIAQILTHHSRHPVDSESTRVIGALMGNRSDNGLEVDIRSCFAVPHTEQGQQISVDRPFQQDMVNFLAKNGTKEVIVGWYASQKNVNSNSAIIQEYFSFETNPYPAVHLTVDTEIEESGKGLGVKGWVSQPLGLTSKSECSVFVPIPVSIKYADSERAALDLLTAPQPTPSPALPPLPTLSNSLSQLSSLIDQCLVYVQSVNNGSQTPDVEVGRYLLEGLGRWSASGNEDEGGVKAGLQDTLTVEYLSSLVRSQVELAGRLSLLQQPVAQQ from the exons ATGTCTCTGgacacctcttcctccgccatcCACCTCCAACTCCCCcccacatcatcatctat CCGCCCCCCCTCCCAAATCACCGTCCACCCTTCCGTCATCGCTCAAATCCTTACCCACCACTCTCGCCACCCTGTCGACTCTGAATCTACTCGAGTGATTGGTGCCCTTATGGGTAATCGATCTGACAATGGTCTAGAAGTCGACATTCGATCATGTTTCGCCGTCCCTCATACCGAACAAGGCCAGCAGATCTCTGTCGACAGACCGTTCCAGCAAGACATGGTCAACTTCCTCGCCAAGAATGGTACTAAGGAAGTCATTGTCGGATGGTACGCTAGCCAAAAGAACGTCAACTCCAACTCTGCTATCATCCAGGAATATTTCTCTTTCGAGACCAACCCTTACCCTGCCGTCCATTTGACCGTTGACActgagattgaagagtCTGGAAAGGGTCTTGGTGTGAAGGGATGGGTTTCTCAACCTTTGGGCTTGACTAGCAAGTCAGAGTGCTCCGTCTTCGTGCCTATACCCGTGTCTATCAAGTACGCCGACTCTGAGCGTGCTGCTT TGGACCTTCTCACCGCCCCCCAACCAACTCCTTCccctgctcttccccctctccccacTCTCTCCAAttctctctcccaactGTCTTCCCTTATCGACCAATGTCTGGTCTACGTCCAATCCGTCAACAACGGTTCCCAAACCCCGGATGTCGAGGTTGGCCGATACCTCTTGGAAGGCCTCGGCAGATGGTCTGCGAGCggaaatgaagatgaaggtggcGTCAAGGCTGGTTTGCAAGACACTTTGACAGTGGAATATTTGTCGAGCTTGGTTAGGAGTCAGGTCGAGTTGGCGGGCAGGTTGTCACTCTTGCAGCAGCCTGTTGCTCAGCAGTAG
- a CDS encoding clathrin-coated vesicle protein has protein sequence MPDISSDVLRVEESRFTGDGSDLSLLHWLRQAEQAIETIGPEDLSKQIQSLHAFFLKLLLPNPNPTLPKPGRPIRHLVTRCVVKLHQRVESRSLFDFVQALVKAVSDGGSKGMNTAENLGRVASWYCIGEVIKEHGKNMMSFMAEICTSSLKVFKNTNLSVLLRTQAMVAFSRSLHAAGKALPDALVKDLLKSLRSGLQDKALSVQRACAGTFISLHLYTPAVQLQPTLDMVAPISFKSLETADHLTRREFSRMLAHFLAATQVPGSGVVPELSRKSKTETEEQLGEPTVMTSAAEDRTSKTLFTTQEMLKYLSTPYNKPQSPRKLRNAIIDVYTTLFTTLGGEYVEARYGEIVKHIMDEIVLPQRGGRYEVLMTRQVTKILLRDLIGERLLSEPGQVSAIRELTVNYLKRWQPTLLPGQPRMNKNVLIIVLREIAGLLEQLGNAPAQIIELLAEPLVRLLAHESYSVRLSAAFTLRRFCTTNPSQLPRLLSILIADIEKDLNLLSSPTAPKEIAPRLIGKTFGLSALIAISPARPLYVSHDVPTKVFDLAVSLLKRAGDHEIPQASTEIQVAWYLVTGLMSLGPSFVKLHLPQLLVLWRNALPKPSSKDISVGERGEAEWNFLLLVRECALSAVLNFLNHNQSLVNIDVARRLATLFTNTLNYVNGFATAYAEALREQANSPNPSPVFTTRPSLVDREATLRRRVLQCFTALGPSSATESTQPALLQAAITVFADPENYSGSGAQAAIAAQAGNFGGIWHSADGYAFGVTSLARARDDYGKNGEEDEGEEGWLNRDRVEIELEEQLSRPILGSLEHDFLPLLAAQQPLSSPTPAPAQTGVIDAGLSLFSILFPHQNLEGQVQSLATLSSHMRSSKLEKNPGRKQAVVVNTVTGLRKTLKGVEGSGGKAKKVVGSAQVSEMIRSLLQDAIFDPSPSIRSTSGEALGLLSSLASPTHLSSQVQWLVDQVVTNRSPDARAGCALAFGAIYSSVGGLAGGPILKTIVNILMSLATDPHPVVHFYAMKALARVVDAANLSYEPYVPTTLGMLSNIYLLETHEPEGGSLGSVNLRGDLPAYQVICRILHALIGVLGPELQEPGKVRSLVFLLVHEFGEETDEGLAVEAIKCVQQFLMFAPTAIDIPKLVQTFRTHLASPRRPLKVASITALYQIVQRDPVLISKLGGNQLVEDLFGLLDDDPSIDGVKKVISSWLRGTAAALPSGWIDLCQRIMTRTTAQKAAARRTQQATAPAAGPAFFDDEGESLGGGASTSTSSNALSSRWRTQLFALQCLHDIVVTVAEGDRPEHFDPVLARRIGANGRHMLWSRVGDLIRMAFSASAAGVMEVRIAGLVVLRDVIEKFSASPDPDFESALLLEQHQAPIAAALTPSFGSDSAPEVLSLAVQVCAVFVGSGVVKEVPRMGRILKLLTGALEQCKNGEILSLGDMEELSPSAVIMLQISILTAWAELQISSIRQSYLTDVLKPYRWLLAPFWIGALRDYAQLRTDPEMGGLSGAVDSTAGLGREVLLPYYEQAVPKLLHAVAISFAINDPFAFGAMDGQRYDSPNPPTSLPSIRPEPSANFYIVYGLSFESLLKTIGDVSASSLASACLKAMQSLVKPVLSGTTVFDGQFFDELCTVCYRIAMSEPANVKSEAVEMMSSFATSRKGTGTMDSAQTRRVLAVVAFTLRQIVPTKELIPSWNHVDSTQDKVNLLRSAFMAYAQIIECVEVSQKADMYAVGLSLFIGLLESESPVDLVGGCLGCLKVLVEGLVAAQVPGVSNGEKIVHGVVSACLSNVDDMRARVNPVANIKIKNNLLAVTLILTALPTGLKVSRNLVESVGYTIGQYLGAGIERPELGLTAIHCASTILSASLRLLPSPLGPNSPPAPSPVLQHSTLHLLPPMITYISDNVVAHATNPDYAPPLEGIQAVIKSLVSWSTGLPDEHKPRGYGVVLPTLCLMLDPPGSTSQGQSATQLHGVAAAVLLGLAQSGPTAFKEATMAMKEGERGELEHAIRDAVGQKQGAANGGVAKERKGIELKSFG, from the exons ATGCCAGACATCTCATCGGACGTTCTCagggtggaagaa TCTCGCTTCACAGGCGACGGCTCTGACCTCTCTCTCCTACACTGGCTACGTCAAGCAGAGCAAGCTATCGAGACGATCGGCCCAGAGGACCTCTCCAAACAGATTCAATCTCTACACgcattcttcctcaaacttctccttcccaaccCCAATCCGACGCTACCCAAGCCAGGACGTCCTATAAGACATCTAGTCACGCGATGTGTCGTCAAGCTGCATCAACGTGTGGAATCTCGCTCCCTGTTTGACTTTGTGCAGGCGCTAGTCAAGGCGGTCAGTGATGGTGGCTCGAAAGGGATGAATACTGCAGAAAACCTGGGCAGGGTCGCAAGCTGGTACTGTATTGGAGAAGTAATCAAGGAGCACGGAAAGAAC ATGATGTCGTTCATGGCCGAGATCTGTACTTCGTCATTGAAAGTGTTCAAGAACACCAATCTC TCTGTCTTGCTTCGAACACAAGCAATGGTCGCATTCTCCAGATCTCTTCACGCAGCCGGAAAGGCCCTTCCAGATGCTCTCGTCAAAGACCTCCTTAAATCTCTTCGTAGCGGACTACAAGATAAGGCTCTCTCTGTCCAGCGTGCTTGTGCTGGAACATTCATCTCTCTACACCTCTACACCCCTGCCGTTCAACTCCAGCCGACTTTGGATATGGTGGCACCCATATCATTCAAAAGTCTGGAGACAGCCGACCATTTGACAAGACGGGAATTTAGTAGAATGTTGGCGCATTTCCTGGCTGCCACTCAAGTCCCTGGAAGTGGTGTTGTGCCTGAACTATCGAGAAAGTCGAAAACAGAGACCGAAGAACAGTTGGGAGAACCTACTGTCATGACTTCTGCCGCTGAAGACAGGACATCTAAAACCCTTTTCACAACTCAGGAGATGCTAAAATATCTTTCAACTCCGTACAACAAACCTCAATCTCCGCGCAAGCTCCGTAACGCCATCATCGACGTCTATACGACATTGTTCACCACTTTAGGAGGGGAGTATGTTGAGGCGAGATATGGAGAGATTGTAAAGCATATCATGGACGAGATTGTCTTACCACAACGAGGAGGCCGATACGAAGTGCTCATGACTAGACAAGTGACCAAAATTCTCCTCCGGGACCTTATTGGTGAAAGACTCCTGTCAGAACCTGGGCAAGTGTCTGCCATTCGCGAGCTGACCGTCAATTATCTCAAAAGATGGCAGCCTACCCTGCTTCCCGGCCAGCCAAGAATGAACAAAAacgtcctcatcatcgtgCTGCGCGAAATCGCCGGACTTCTCGAACAATTAGGCAATGCTCCGGCGCAAATCATTGAGCTGCTCGCCGAACCTCTAGTGAGGTTATTGGCTCACGAATCATACTCTGTCCGGCTGTCCGCCGCATTCACACTGCGCCGATTTTGCACGACAAATCCATCCCAACTTCCTCGTTTACTCAGCATTCTCATCGCTGATATCGAAAAGGACCTTAAccttttgtcttctcctACGGCACCCAAGGAAATCGCCCCACGGCTCATTGGCAAGACGTTTGGATTGTCTGCACTCATAGCCATCAGCCCCGCGAGACCGCTATATGTATCGCATGATGTCCCGACAAAGGTGTTTGATCTTGCTGTATCATTGTTGAAGCGGGCGGGCGATCATGAGATTCCACAGGCGAGCACGGAGATTCAAGTAGCATGGTACCTTGTCACAGGACTCATGAGCCTTGGCCCAAGTTTCGTCAAGCTCCATTTACCCCAACTGCTTGTCTTGTGGCGTAACGCTTTGCCGAAGCCGTCTAGCAAGGATATCTCTGTTGGTGAAAGGGGTGAGGCCGAATGGaatttcctccttctcgtgCGAGAATGTGCTCTGTCCGCCGTTCTCAATTTCCTCAATCATAACCAATCCCTTGTCAACATTGACGTCGCTCGTCGACTTGCCACTCTTTTTACCAACACCCTCAACTATGTCAACGGTTTCGCCACCGCCTACGCCGAAGCACTTCGCGAACAAGCCAACTCGCCTAACCCTTCCCCCGTTTTCACTACCCGTCCTTCTCTCGTTGATCGCGAAGCCACACTCCGACGTCGAGTCTTGCAGTGCTTCACCGCTCTCGGACCTTCATCCGCGACAGAATCAACTCAACCGGCTTTGCTGCAAGCGGCCATCACAGTCTTTGCTGATCCTGAGAATTACTCAGGTTCGGGCGCTCAAGCCGCCATTGCTGCCCAAGCTGGTAACTTTGGTGGTATTTGGCATTCGGCTGATGGGTATGCTTTTGGAGTAACAAGTCTGGCTAGGGCTAGGGATGATTATGGtaagaatggagaagaggatgaaggggaagaagggtggttAAACAGGGATAGGGTGGAGATCGAGCTCGAGGAACAACTGTCAAGACCAATTTTGGGTTCGTTAGAGCATGActttttgcctttgctTGCTGCTCAACAACCACTGTCATCCCCCACCCCTGCACCAGCCCAGACGGGCGTCATCGACGCGGGGCTCTCCTTGTTCTctatcctctttccacatcAAAACCTTGAAGGCCAAGTCCAATCGCTTGCGACTCTTTCATCACATATGCGATCTAGtaagctggagaagaaccCAGGGAGAAAGCAGGCTGTGGTAGTCAACACCGTCACTGGGTTGAGGAAGACTTTAAAGGGGGTAGAAGGGTCTGGTGGtaaggcgaagaaggtggtgggTAGTGCGCAGGTCAGTGAAATGATTAGGTCTCTCCTTCAG GACGCTATCTTTGATCCTTCCCCGAGTATCCGTTCCACTTCTGGCGAAGCTCTGGGtcttctttcatcattAGCTTCCCCTACCCACCTTTCATCCCAAGTTCAATGGCTTGTCGATCAAGTCGTTACTAATCGATCACCCGATGCTCGAGCCGGCTGTGCTCTTGCATTCGGAGCCATCTACTCCTCCGTCGGTGGCTTGGCTGGTGGTCCCATTCTCAAGACTATAGTCAACATCCTCATGAGCCTAGCAACGGATCCTCATCCGGTTGTTCATTTCTACGCTATGAAAGCCTTAGCCCGTGTGGTGGACGCTGCCAATCTCAGTTACGAGCCTTACGTGCCCACCACGCTTGGGATGTTATCCAACATCTATCTCCTTGAAACACACGAGCCCGAGGGTGGTTCGCTCGGAAGTGTCAATCTGCGTGGTGACTTGCCTGCTTATCAAGTGATTTGTCGAATCTTGCACGCATTAATAGGTGTGCTGGGCCCCGAATTACAAGAGCCTGGGAAAGTGAGAAGCTTGGTGTTCTTATTGGTGCACGAATTTGGGGAAGAGACGGACGAAGGGTTGGCTGTGGAGGCTATTAAGTGTGTCCAGCAGTTCCTCATGTTTGCACCTACAGCCATCGATATCCCCAAGCTCGTCCAGACTTTCCGCACACATCTCGCCTCACCACGACGTCCTCTCAAAGTGGCATCCATCACCGCCCTTTATCAGATTGTCCAGCGCGATCCCGTGCTCATCTCAAAACTCGGTGGAAACCAGCTGGTGGAAGATTTATTCGGGTTGCTGGACGATGACCCGAGCATTGATGGTGTAAAGAAGGTAATTAGCAGCTGGCTGAGGGGCACGGCGGCAGCATTGCCCTCCGGATGGATTGATCTTTGTCAGAGAATCATGACTAGGACCACAGCTCAGAAAGCTGCTGCTCGTCGCACACAACAAGCCACTGCACCCGCTGCTGGTCCGGCATTTTTCGACGATGAAGGCGAATCCCTGGGTGGAGGAGCCTCGACCTCTACTTCATCGAATGCCCTTTCCTCTCGATGGCGAACCCAGCTCTTCGCGCTCCAGTGTTTACATGACATTGTTGTTACAGTGGCAGAAGGCGACAGGCCAGAGCATTTTGACCCTGTATTGGCGAGAAGGATAGGCGCTAATGGGCGTCATATGCTTTGGTCACGGGTCGGCGACCTGATCAGAATGGCATTTTCGGCTAGTGCAGCAGGTGTCATGGAAGTGAGAATAGCTGGACTCGTTGTGCTGCGTGATGTTATTGAG AAATTCTCTGCATCACCCGATCCTGATTTCGAATCTGCACTTCTTTTGGAACAGCATCAGGCTCCTATTGCGGCTGCTTTGACTCCCTCATTCGGATCAGATTCCGCCCCTGAAGTTTTGTCTTTGGCGGTGCAAGTTTGTGCTGTTTTCGTTGGAAGTGGAGTCGTAAAGGAAGTTCCGAGAATGGGCAGGATTTTGAAATTATTGACAGGAGCATTGGAGCAGTGTAAGA ACGGTGAAATACTCTCTTTGGGAGACATGGAAGAGCTCTCACCTTCTGCGGTCATCATGCTTCAGATCTCTATACTTACAGCCTGGGCGGAGCTTCAAATCTCCAGCATCCGACAATCATACCTTACAGATGTCCTAAAGCCATACAGATGGCTGTTAGCCCCATTCTGGATCGGTGCTTTGAGAGACTATGCCCAACTGAGGACGGACCCGGAAATGGGTGGGCTTAGTGGAGCTGTAGATAGTACTGCTGGTTTAGGTAGAGAGGTTTTGTTACCT TACTACGAGCAAGCTGTACCAAAGCTATTACATGCTGTTGCCATCTCATTTGCTATCAACGATCCGTTTGCATTTGGGGCAATGGATGGTCAGCGTTACGATTCCCCAAATCCTCCCacttctttgccttctaTTAGGCCAGAACCATCCGCCAACTTTTATATCGTCTACGGCCTCTCATTCGAGTCTTTACTCAAGACAATTGGCGATGTTTCTGCTTCatctcttgcttctgcttGCCTTAAAGCAATGCAGAGCCTGGTCAAGCCGGTTTTGAGTGGCACGACGGTTTTCGACGGGCAGTTCTTCGACGAGCTGTGCACAGTCTGCTACAGGATTGCCATGAGTGAGCCTGCGAATGTGAAGAGCGAGGCTGTCGAAATGATGTCCAGCTTTGCAACCAGCAGAAAAGGCACAGGCACGATGGATTCTGCTCAGACAAGAAGGGTTTTGGCCGTTGTTGCATTTACTCTCAGACAAATTGTTCCTACTAAGGAGTTGATACCCTCCTGGAATCATGTGGACTCTACGCAAGACAAAGTTAACCTTCTTCGCTCGGCATTTATGGCCTATGCGCAAATAATCGAGTGTGTGGAAGTTTCGCAAAAGGCAGACATGTATGCTGTGGGACTGTCTCTCTTTATTGGTCTGCTTGAGAGCGAATCACCGGTGGATTTGGTAGGAGGATGTTTGGGATGCTTGAAGGTGCTGGTGGAGGGATTGGTGGCTGCTCAAGTACCCGGTGTAAGCAATGGCGAGAAAATTGTGCATGGTGTTGTTTCAGCATGCCTCAGTAACGTTGATGATATGAG GGCGAGGGTCAACCCTGTCGCCAATatcaaaatcaaaaataACTTGCTGGCTGTTACGCTCATATTAACAGCACTGCCAACCGGCCTCAAGGTCAGCAGGAATTTGGTGGAGTCTGTCGGCTATACTATCGGCCAGTATTTAGGTGCAGGTATTGAACGTCCGGAG CTCGGCCTCACGGCTATCCATTGCGCGTCCACCATACTTTCCGCATCCCTGcgacttcttccctcccctctcGGCCCCAATTCTCCACCAGCCCCTTCACCAGTGCTGCAACACTCTACTCTCCATCTACTCCCTCCTATGATAACCTACATCTCCGATAACGTCGTAGCACATG